ttcatttagctcaaaaatagcaccaacaatttttctcaaatttctcgtcattttatcttttaataacatctataacatggcttactcagtcagtttttaccgggaaactctaaaaaaggtagcttccatacaaaatcaattttgtttgtaaattttcctataagcccggaaaaccgcgccgtcaccaaaaccacttttgttttgtgatagataaaatacttatttgaaatttgaacgtgtcctccggccaatattcatggcaatacataacttattttacaggtacaagaagaagacgtacctgccgtcgcagttggaagtagttctggtcccaccacagagcagggtcaagacgaagtcgactcatcaaaagtacctcaagcatctagtcattagcctgcagaaaaagtgaatgttgccaaagaagacataattgaaatcgtgccttctgctcctgccgaaataaaagatgtgaatctcgacgatgtaggttgctggccttctcctatgaccgacgaagtaagaacgcttctagtacgtcgcggatctgactcagtacagcacatcgattccaaatttgccgatgttgttcgctcagggacttcaacgaaaggcggtacccgaaaactaaccaaagagtggttctacaaaccattatctaaaggcgaaaaggttctccgaacatggatggcgtactcgcctttgaagcaatccttgtattgtttttcgtgcaagctgtttggcaattacggctctaacttcgcatctgaagaaggattcaacaaatggtggaagctaaatccaagaataggagaccatgaaaatagcctggaacatgaacagagcttcttgaaatggaaggagttggaagttcgcctgaactgtaaagcaaccatcgatcagaaacaacaagaagttttctaAAGTGAGGaaaagaagtggagggatgtactgtacaggttgctgaatattatccagttcttagccaaacagaatctggccttcagaggacatcgagaagacattcgaggagatgatagtggcaatcgcgggaactttctggagttagtgcacctcctagctaaatacgaccctcttctaatggaacacctgacaaagataaatcTGGGAGCAAgtgtctcagtttcgtatctatctccagaaacccataatgaatttataaacttactgggacagcaagttcgatccaccatcatccgtcgtattcaagaagctaaatattattgcgtaatcttcgacagtacaccagacatctcccacaatgaccaaatgagccaagttctgcgatacgtacatatcgaaggagaaaaagtcgccgtggtagaacctttcattgacttcttcgaaccaaaaggaaaaaatgcagaagatctcagcaacgatataatcgcgaagataacatcagacggactggacatacagaatctgagaggacaggcttatgacaatgctgccacaatgtcagggatccacaatggagttcaagcccggattaaagcactgaatctgaaagctatattcgttgcatgcacaaaccactcactaaacttggctggggtacacactgcttctgaatcagtggattccgtgacgttttttggaactctggagaagctgtttgccttcttttccgcatcaactgttcgatggaacgctttggttgccgtcacaggtcaagcagtaaaacgagtcactgaaacgcgctggagcgctagacatgtagctgtcaagatgcttaaaaataagtttgaggtagttcttgaggtactggaacaattaacagattcatctcaaacttccgaaacaagatcgggagccagtcttctcctgacagccatacagtcatttaacttcctaacttttcttggcttttgggctgcagtgctacctgaagtagatgacgcacagatttacctgcagcaacgaggactaagtgtggataagtgtgctcagaaactctgcgctttgaaaaccctcttagtggaaagtagagaccgtttcgtgcaagaagcaattgactttgctaagactctctgcgaaaaactcggaatcgaactcgaaacgagaagaattcgcaggaaaaaaccgtacatggcgatgaatcttctgaagatgcagctttgtctcacgaacaggaaatccgtcgagagattatcgcatcattcgacaagatcattcaagaaatgacgactcgattccagcaaattcaagaaatatcggacaagttaagatttttgatgccagcgaaacttttggacagcaagttcgagtgtgatagtgttgcaagttgtgagagaagtttttcgaagttgaagctaataaaaaattacctcagatctactatgagctccgctagattatcaaacttggctatattgtcgattgaacaagaattggctgctaatattgattttgacaaagttatttctgacttcgctgctcataaggcccgtagaatccgcttgtaaaaccgctcatcctattttaacttcaataaaaggtacctcattgcatgtgcaatttaattttaattaagcacctatagaatgggggcggcaaaatgggtctcccgccccaggcgccgagatggcacgctacgccactgataaggcatctagtgcgtggcaacaatgttaatagacaataggaaataaacttctagcgcctgcggcattgtcaacacacacttcgtacgtgtactgcatgttgcatctccaacgcatttgattctaaattggacttttagtaaggatccctaatgttattgataatatagcctatagccttcctcgataaatttactatccaacactgaaagaatttttcaaatcggaccagtggttcctgagattagcgcgttcaaacaaacaaacaaacaaacaaactcttcagcttcatAATattagtgtatgtgtgtgtgtgtgtgtgtgtgtgtatatatatatatatctatatctatatatatctatatagccagctagtatgacgtcacgcccaccatcttggattacgacatcACAGTCGTCATCTTGTTTAcgtttgctagagtgcgctacacACAATGATTGCAACAGTTACAAGATAATTCAAAATTGCGgtgatgtcatcctaattgtcaaggtcatgacctcgacggcttagaacGGCTTGACGCTAGGAATTTAAGTCACTTTTGGGAATTTTAAAGCCGTTGACAGTTTTGATAACtgaaacgagaaattttccctcaaaactggaatttttccctcgaaatatgaatttttttgggaattttgaCACCAAACATTGCCGCCGAAACGCCAGATAAataggtcattgaccccatcctcaatccacAACATGAAGCCAGGGCTCGGAGCAATCAAACTATAATACTACTACTAACATGTTTAATTATGCCGATCTGAATTCAAGTTATGTAGTTATGAGCTtgcaaccttgcgtacttcacttgcccttgacGAATCTGGACAGGTTTAATGTTTGGCCTCTTCACATGGTAATATCTAGCCAAAAaggatgtttacattttatttttgcacacaatttttattgagaaatttttttttagccgaAAATAGTCATTTAACACTTAATTACTGTCCCGCGAATTtatggaaatttaatttattattttacctacgttttgtagttaccaacggAAGGCTGTGTATGTGCATGTAATTgtttaaacttatttgtaaacgtgtataaattaataaacgtgtataaattattaatttataataaaaattatttatgtttttaagagttcttaaattttttaaatcaaatataacctaaaatcgtttttcaaaatggtgacgttttcaactggaagtacgtgAGAAGTACACAGATTTATTTTTGACTTGCATACTTGAATATACTTCACTTTCAGTTATGCAGCCCTTGTGATATCACTTCCAGGGACAAGGACGTATAGTATTATGTACTTCAGGCAAATACGGACACGGCCTTACAAACTTCAATTTATctataagaattaatttaaatttaatagagtttaaaattgattttatgaaaCACGAAAGCTATTATAAGTTTAAATCCACTGCGGAAACACTTGCTAAGGCAGTATTTTTTTGTGGTTCTCTGGAAGTTTATTTTTTGGTTGTTTCTGGATcgataatgaagttttttttttcatgttgttccGATATATAAAATGgatacaaagataaaaatacaaggaacaggatgaatcttaacgATTTAAATAGTTTTCTGTAGTGACTGAGGtggtttattcattaaaatacttagtgttcattttttttgtttaagttggaTTTGTTTATAACTCTAAAAATTAATGCCGCAACTAATAGAGTGACTATAAAAATTGCTGTTCGTATGCAATTGTATTGGCATGAATTTGCTAGCCTTTAAATCATTGAAATGAAAGTTATCTTTCTTTTTATATAGTTAGGTAGATTTCGGAAAAAGACTtcctattgtagcagttaccactgtgtgacttccggaaaatttctaCAAAGTTTTTCGTTAGTTTAGTGTCCCCAAAATCATCATCTCAAaacattatatatgcatatacataaCATACATACATTGTTATGAACACGACAActacgtaattttgcacaaaatatttccaaatttatgaatagaaaaaaaatgagaaatcTTGGTTGAGTTTGTTAATGGAAAATATCTGACCAATGGGGCAGAAATGCggaaggtttatttttttaaataggacaATTGCTACAACCCCCGCATCCGTATGAAGAGTTATTATATATCTCGtttaatttataccaaaaacctttTGTAAAAATAACTGCAAGGTTTAATAAAAATGGCTcagaggacaaaaaaatttcttaacttccttagcaggcacgccatcaaatcagttcaaattgtttgtaaactttagatatgttctaaaaaatgtttataaaacgaTTTTTGATAAGTCTAAACATTGTTGCAGGGAGTTCAAACAATTAGaattgaaaaacaaacaaaaattataacattcttaccacataaaataaaaaatatattcttattttctgcaaacttaataaatagtatctacaactttagtctgaaataatactttatacaaccaaccaatactgtaagggattgtaaaaaaaaaagtagctaaaGAATAGAACATTTCTTAACTACCATTCACTACCAAATATGATATAATTTATCGAAAATCTTCTAAATAgtattgtgccgttaattagtaatttcgacacgatatattttaaatttttattatgattttaaatttttttgtgtggaaatttttttgctctactatagtgtgattttactttgttagtctggtgtactcctctgagttaaactttgtctcagtcctctgaagcccctttcccatcggcgtatcggatattttgctggcctaatccctgactggcagacagcttaccatttccccgccttcagtcacgcctcaagccggtaaaatcatttctcttcgtgaacctaactgcatagacaagcctgtagcttgcaggcgaccagttctcagagacgagctgagattggcctttttcatcacgtattagtgttatgttcgctcctctgcagccacgacggggcgtagattcccagcagcgttgcattttaccctcccccccccccttctcagttccaagtaagaccaatgaccggtcgtaaccccctggacaacagtgaccgtccccaaggccgactcgcaaaaacgagtgcgccagaactgatagcaagcgctacctagcgaccaagtcgcgaacttctccgctagcctaccctctagggcgccagagagcagcacctgctttcccttgagttatatggacgccgtgggcgagtcgattgttttcaactcagacccctccgacagagttctctactgtcgcccagtgatgccaacttcaaaactcctgccagagttttttttttcgcccgcattcgggcaagttcggaatctttcggcggcccagaccccccctccacctgtaagagccggcggccacttttaattacgagacgcggtttgccgcgacacagatcaactcgcgtcgcgtctgcagacagatctccatcgagtatcggcgaatcggcagactctgcaagacttcatccgaccgctaacgactatgtagtcgctttgtataagggatgctatccctcaagtcaatcctagtagattagtctgtctgcatagtttaattatttgccttcgaaatttttttttcttttaaatgttatcatgaagaaatcatccgcgtcctgccgcgcaattcgcgagctccagaccctggctgactccacgactgcagcgtgctgggcaactcccctgttttggtgtgTGATAATTtgcgacccccccttttttttctcttaaatttttttttggggcattttctgccccatagactgcctgtatacaagttctaatcagttttgatttggacttttgcagacagggtcgatgacagggagagactgattgctcccatctcgtggcccccccccccccctcctgttccgtgggtcacattagaagaaacgtttctactacccgacgtgatcgtttgaagaccccgggtggtaatgtaaattcaacatttcccccttacctagctacgaactatcttaagcggatgaccaacccaccagcgaccagtgttttcctcaagaacatgtagaacgaatagaactaattatcaatgtaatcatcggatccatccaattttgggtgtgaaactcataatgcaaatgtttatatttcaaactaagaatgtaaattgttttaaataatcgcgggccggccccctttttgtttttgtgtgtttcttcttttgaaacttgttaaaaccttttgtatgtaaaataatggaaacaagataattcatcagggcaaataaaacagggaaactatagatcaagttaatcgtgtagtttttatttattgattttaacgatccaccaacttcctccttgcttgttacaggaagttcctaaattttgtttgttccccacctcgtgtcgcctctggtaaatcaatttatttaacttattttttttttatccagcaagtttccaaggctccttttattTAATTCAcgataattcaattttgaggcacgaggggcgttacaacttggtagcagagcatggtttctggttttatatgcatacctgaataatataagtaaaaaaaaaataataaatatagataaaaaaaaattaattaaattttgtgatagcaaatttgtaatcataacattgtgaactgatcgctggtacacccggtagttatattgctttttctattttaaaatttattttgagttttacgtGCCTCTGTGATTGTGTTTGCGCGCGGTCAGACATCGCGCGGCCTCCGTCGTGTAGGTGCGACGACCCTCAGGCAGCGTGCTTTATCaagcgcgcgtgtcattctccctgtcatcctcttcacccctccccctcttgcCTCACCGGCTGGTGGAGACAAGGTCATGCCGTTgacccgtgtccggcagcgtaacaatgcgttgcaatctagtttgtacctcacggccgacagtgccctgattttgtctaaattcctccctttgtctgtgtttttttttttttgtaacacatcTGCCGgcaaaccaggccatctttgtgaaaaacagatcatcgaagtcctttcggacatcgtggtattttttgttttgtctctcggcgtctTGCGCGCGCCGACTTGTTATCTCTTCACtacatgacagggccgccaaccgcgcggaactcttctctactccacccacataccacgtattttgtaaacaaactacccatgctttgtatgtcctaataatataatttttatgtcacaaaacaagcactataaataatctatactaccTTAAAtttagcagcaaagtattttcttaatctagggttactaaaatataacataataattttatatagacCTTAtagtaatattaacaatacaaataatatgataatataaaccttttgttttagctaatgttaagaaacttccattgtttactatttctaagtatcttaaaattaacgattaagtattttaatagtacataaaataaatttataaagagtccatttattacataatataaaataataatatgctcataagtaattttaacaagtactctaaccctattgcatcgttcacaagcaaagtgaatatacttcgacgtaccatttcattgtgtcactATACagatccatgtgcctagcttttgtttagatttatttcgtgatcacccaacgagaggtgcaatcactcatgcctttaaggaaagggtactgaattaaattgtttatatacacgggttgaatccccaatactttttacgctagccatgaggtgaggaatttattgtaagatagagtactataccttttttttaacgtcgagttttctatgagcaatttaccaattaatctaagaatgcaaaGTAAAGgatgaataatatttttgtaattatgatttttgagtaaaccatttactaacttttatatttattttggatcGGTATCAATTTCGGTTATAAGGTGGTGTGCATCTACGTTTTTAAAACTGAGCACAATAGCTCGCGCATCACTGTACAATAAATTTGATTGTTTTCTTGCTCTCTACCTAAAATTATTAGTTTgatgttcattattattttacagtgtttcgcaactgtgacttccaaggtggcattaaggttt
This genomic window from Bacillus rossius redtenbacheri isolate Brsri chromosome 6, Brsri_v3, whole genome shotgun sequence contains:
- the LOC134533339 gene encoding uncharacterized protein LOC134533339 isoform X2, producing the protein MEHLTKINLGASVSVSYLSPETHNEFINLLGQQVRSTIIRRIQEAKYYCVIFDSTPDISHNDQMSQVLRYVHIEGEKVAVVEPFIDFFEPKGKNAEDLSNDIIAKITSDGLDIQNLRGQAYDNAATMSGIHNGVQARIKALNLKAIFVACTNHSLNLAGVHTASESVDSVTFFGTLEKLFAFFSASTVRWNALVAVTGQAVKRVTETRWSARHVAVKMLKNKFEVVLEVLEQLTDSSQTSETRSGASLLLTAIQSFNFLTFLGFWAAVLPEVDDAQIYLQQRGLSVDKCAQKLCALKTLLVESRDRFVQEAIDFAKTLCEKLGIELETRRIRRKKPYMAMNLLKMQLCLTNRKSVERLSHHSTRSFKK